GCTCCACACGAATATTTAAGAGAAGAATTTCATATCCCAAAAAAATGCATTGTGATCGGAAATGTAGCAGCCCTCGTCGATCACAAAGACCAAGAAACTTTACTCAATGCGGTTTCAAAAATGAGAACAAATTTAGATTTTCGAGTAATGATTGTTGGTGATGGAAAACTTGAGAATAAATTAAAAACGCAAGCAGAACAATTGAAAATTAACGATAAAGTCATTTTTACTGGATATAGAAAAGATATCCCAGCTCTCCTTTCTTTATTTGATATTTTTACACTCACTTCTAAAGAAGAAGGTCTTGGAACTTCTGTTTTGGATGCAATGGCTTCGGCTCTTCCCATTGTTGCTACGAATGGTGGCGGGATTGGTGAAATGTTGGATCATAGTGAAGGTGCTTACGTTTGTTCGGTGGGAGATTCAGAAAGTATTGCCCAGGGTTTGGACAAACTTGTTGGATCCGAAGACTTGCGAACCAAGTTCGGTGCTTTTAACAAAACTTCAGTAAAACGATTTTCCGTTACCAAAACAGTTGAAAAAACCAAACTCATCTATTATTCCTTTTTAGGAGATACTTTGTACGGAGAAGGAACATGAGCGGAAGACTTCTTATCATTGATGGCCATGC
This genomic stretch from Leptospira meyeri harbors:
- a CDS encoding glycosyltransferase, with translation MILHINTSREWRGGEQQLFYLVQGLTNFKIPQMIVGQPGSPLETKCKESGFEFIPIEMRGEWDRKAYKNIRSLCISKNIKLIHTHTAHAHTLGLLAKRNHLNIPLIVSRRVDFKPKSSFFSRWKYQHPANDYYLPVSQKIKEVMISSKIAPERIITVYSGIDLKRFSKSAPHEYLREEFHIPKKCIVIGNVAALVDHKDQETLLNAVSKMRTNLDFRVMIVGDGKLENKLKTQAEQLKINDKVIFTGYRKDIPALLSLFDIFTLTSKEEGLGTSVLDAMASALPIVATNGGGIGEMLDHSEGAYVCSVGDSESIAQGLDKLVGSEDLRTKFGAFNKTSVKRFSVTKTVEKTKLIYYSFLGDTLYGEGT